Genomic window (Gammaproteobacteria bacterium):
GTAAATCAGAAACGGCATTTATATGTACAGATTATCGTACATATTGTAGAATGCCAGAGTCTTTCAAGGAGGTAGTCGCTATGCGCATGCGAGTGGTCAATTTTTCCGAAGCCCGTCAACGGCTCAAATCGGTATTGGATCAGGTGTCGTCAGATACCGACTTTACCGTGGTAACCCGCCGCGATGCCGAAGATGTTGTGGTGATGTCGATGGCAATGTTCAATCGAATGGTCGAAAGCCTGGGATTTCCTGAAGCCGATTCAGACACCCCGGGTTGAGTCAATTTTAACGACTTTTAAAAGCAGGTTTAAAGGAATTCGACGCATTTAGCCATATAGAACATGGTTCAAATGTGCACGTTCGACGACGTTAGCCACATTCAGTTGCATTTGAAACTGTTTTTCGCGACTTTTCGCCACCAGACCGTTAATTAAAGCTTGCTCATGGCATTGGTATTATGCTATTTTGCCCGCTAACAGACTGGCTCGCGTTTGGACGTCTATTTGAAGAACATTCCAACACTCGGTCCATACTCAACGCTCCAATCTGTTCACGCGTTATAAATCAGGCAAAGCAACAAGAAAAATGTTGCCACCGATCTGATCCGGTCTAGTCGCTATTGTAATAATGCATACGGCGTATGCATGTTCATCAGTGCTGTGACCAATTCCCAGTCCGCTGGCTGTATATAAACTTAATACTAATTTGGAGAGTTTGTGTCTGACAAATTCAAGCACTTTGCTGACCCTGTAAATAATTCCTTATCGCATCAATCCGATAACGGCCTGTATGTGCCCGAGCTCGAGTCCGATGCTTGTGGTATTGGTTTGATCACCCAATTCAAAGGTGAGCGTAGCCACAAGCTGGTCGACGACGCATTGACCATGCTCGAGCGTATGCAACATCGTGGCGCCTGCGGTTGCGAACCCGACTCGGGTGACGGGGCCGGAATCTCATTGCAAATGCCGCACAGTTTTTTTGTCAGTGTGTGTCAAAAGAAAAATATCGAGTTGCCGGAGTTTGGTCACTACGGGGTGGCGGCGGTTTTTTATCCCAAGGACGACACGCTTTTTCAACGCTGCAAAGTTTTAATGAATGACTCTATGGATGAACTCGGTTTGCAACCCTTGTTGTACCGCAAAGTACCAACCGATCCATCCGGCATTGGTAAAACCGCTTTGTCGGTGGAGCCGCGCCAGTTCCAGATCATCATCAAACCCAAAGACAATCTCAGTTTCGCCGAGCTGGAACGCCGTTTATACGTGTTCCGTAAGTTTGCCATTCACCACATCCATCAGTTATTACCGAATGCGGTTGATGCGTTTTACATACCTTCGTGTTCGTACAAAACCATTGTTTATAAAGGCCAGTTGACCACCTATCAACTACGCACCTATTACCCGGATCTGCAAAATGAGGCTTTGACCTCGGCAATTGCCATTGTGCATTCGCGTTTTTCGACCAACACGGTGCCCAAATGGAAACTGGCGCAACCTTTCCGCACCATTGCGCATAATGGCGAGATCAATACCATTCAGGGGAACAAACACTGGTGGCGGGCGCGTGAAGCACTCTTGGCCTCGGAAATTTTCACCGCGGACGAAATGGAAAAACTTCTGCCGATCATCGGCAGCGAATTATCCGATTCCGGCAGTCTGGATAATGTGCTCGAATTCTTGATGATGGCCGGTTACAGCTTGCCCCATGCCTTGATGATGCTGGTGCCCCAGGCCTGGCAGCACGACGACAACATGTTGCAAGAGTTGAAAGAGTTCTACCAATACCATCAGGCACTCATGGAACCCTGGGATGGACCGGCGGCCTTGTGTTTTACCGACGGCAAACTGGTCGGCACCACGGTGGACCGTAACGGTTTGCGTCCGGTTCGGTATATCGAAAGCAAAGACGGTTACCTCATCGTGTCTTCCGAGGTCGGGGTGTATGACATCGCGCCAGAGAATATTAAACACAGTGGGCGTTTACGTCCGGGCCGTTTATTGGTGGCGGACCTGGAAAACGGCTGCATCCTGACGGATGAAGAGATCAAACACCAGATCGCCACAGCCAAACCCTATGGTGAATGGCTCGAGCAGCATCAGGTGAGTATCGATAACCTGCCCAGTAATGACATGAGTGGCAGTATCGAATACGACTCGCGTACCTTGAAACGCAAACAGATCTTGCATGGCATTGATCGTGAAGCCGTCTCACACATCATCCGTCCAATGGCGGAAGCGGCCAAGCCGCCGGTGTTTTCCATGGGCATCGATACGCCCCTGGCCATCCTGTCGCAAAAACCGCAACACCTGTCGCACTATTTCAAACAACTTTTTGCCCAGGTGACCAATCCACCCATTGATTCCATTCGTGAACGCCACGTGATGTCATTGAACATGTTGCTGGGTTCTGCGAACAACATTCTGCAACCGCAAGCCAGGCATTGCGAGGTCATTGAATTACAAACGCCGGTGCTGGGGGTGGAAAATTATTTCAAGATCCAGAACAACACCTTGTCGCAATTCAAAGTCGGCACCTTGCAGCTGAACTTTAAAGCCGATGGCCAGGATGGCCGTTTGCAAGCCGCGATCAACACCTTGTGCGCGTCAGCCGAAGCCCTGGTGCGAAATGGTTGTAATATTCTGATCCTTTCGGACCGCGGTACCAATCACGCGGCCACTGCCGTACCGTCTTTATTAGCGGTGGGCGCCGTGCATCAGTACCTGCTCAAGGCCGGACTGCGCTTGCACACCTCACTCGTGGTTGCCTGTGGCGATGTGTGGGAAGCGCATCACTACGCCACGCTCATCGGTTACGGGGCAAACGCGATCTATCCGTATATGGCTTATGCCTGCATAACCAAGGGCTTAAAAGACAAACAGTTCATAGGTGTGGAGAGCATTGATAAGGCCATAAGCAATTATCAATATTCCATAGAAAAAGAGTTACTCAAGATCATTTCCAAAATTGGTATCTCGACCCTGCAGTCTTATCACGGCAGTCAGATCTTTGAAATTCTCGGTTTGGGCGACAACGTGGTTGAACAGTGTTTTGCCGGATCGGTGTCGCGTATTGGCGGACTGGATTTTGACGGAATCGCCAGAGAGTGCATGGCCCGTCACACCCAGGCATTTGC
Coding sequences:
- a CDS encoding type II toxin-antitoxin system Phd/YefM family antitoxin, which produces MRVVNFSEARQRLKSVLDQVSSDTDFTVVTRRDAEDVVVMSMAMFNRMVESLGFPEADSDTPG
- the gltB gene encoding glutamate synthase large subunit, whose translation is MSDKFKHFADPVNNSLSHQSDNGLYVPELESDACGIGLITQFKGERSHKLVDDALTMLERMQHRGACGCEPDSGDGAGISLQMPHSFFVSVCQKKNIELPEFGHYGVAAVFYPKDDTLFQRCKVLMNDSMDELGLQPLLYRKVPTDPSGIGKTALSVEPRQFQIIIKPKDNLSFAELERRLYVFRKFAIHHIHQLLPNAVDAFYIPSCSYKTIVYKGQLTTYQLRTYYPDLQNEALTSAIAIVHSRFSTNTVPKWKLAQPFRTIAHNGEINTIQGNKHWWRAREALLASEIFTADEMEKLLPIIGSELSDSGSLDNVLEFLMMAGYSLPHALMMLVPQAWQHDDNMLQELKEFYQYHQALMEPWDGPAALCFTDGKLVGTTVDRNGLRPVRYIESKDGYLIVSSEVGVYDIAPENIKHSGRLRPGRLLVADLENGCILTDEEIKHQIATAKPYGEWLEQHQVSIDNLPSNDMSGSIEYDSRTLKRKQILHGIDREAVSHIIRPMAEAAKPPVFSMGIDTPLAILSQKPQHLSHYFKQLFAQVTNPPIDSIRERHVMSLNMLLGSANNILQPQARHCEVIELQTPVLGVENYFKIQNNTLSQFKVGTLQLNFKADGQDGRLQAAINTLCASAEALVRNGCNILILSDRGTNHAATAVPSLLAVGAVHQYLLKAGLRLHTSLVVACGDVWEAHHYATLIGYGANAIYPYMAYACITKGLKDKQFIGVESIDKAISNYQYSIEKELLKIISKIGISTLQSYHGSQIFEILGLGDNVVEQCFAGSVSRIGGLDFDGIARECMARHTQAFADQAPTVLPTNGRLQWKRDGEQHLFNPTTIHYLQNAVRNKHDASYKKYASAINAEVDHPVTLRQLLDFRKGEAIDIAEVEALDNIVKRFATGAMSFGSISYEAHTTLAVAMNRIGAKSNSGEGGEDARRYEPTMNGDSLNSAIKQVASGRFGVTAEYLSTAEEIQIKMAQGAKPGEGGQLPGHKVNDWIAKVRMSTPGVGLISPPPHHDIYSIEDLAQLIFDLKNSNPKARISVKLVSKCGVGIIASGVAKAHSDVILISGHDGGTGASPLTSIQHAGLPWELGLAETHQTLLRNKLRDRVIVQADGQIRTGKDLAIAALLGAEEWGVASAALVAEGCIMMRKCHLNTCPVGIATQDPELRKRFTGKPEHVVNFFYYLAEELREIMAELGFRSVNDMIGKVEMLKVRNDLTHWKHKTIDLSKVLYWNDEVEGVGQYKQQEQDHGIDSVLDKKLIHRLQQGVENPMFDIVNTDRATGTMLSNYWVQLPDSQKPETYKVEF